One region of Cucurbita pepo subsp. pepo cultivar mu-cu-16 chromosome LG03, ASM280686v2, whole genome shotgun sequence genomic DNA includes:
- the LOC111790385 gene encoding non-specific lipid-transfer protein 2-like, with protein sequence MKRLSISSLCVLVVAVASMALLTGAPVADAVDCNPSELSPCLPAITSSTPPTSSCCQKMVEQTPCLCGYFKNPEFKPYVTGGKRVAAACGLTVPEC encoded by the coding sequence ATGAAGAGATTGTCAATTTCAAGTCTCTGTGTTTtggtggtggcggtggcgTCGATGGCGCTTCTCACTGGTGCTCCGGTGGCCGATGCGGTGGACTGCAACCCTTCAGAGCTCAGCCCATGTCTTCCTGCAATTACGTCATCGACACCGCCGACGAGCTCTTGTTGCCAGAAGATGGTTGAGCAGACGCCGTGCCTTTGCGGATACTTTAAGAATCCAGAATTCAAGCCTTACGTTACTGGCGGCAAACGGGTTGCTGCTGCTTGCGGCCTCACCGTTCCTGAGTGTTAG